The following DNA comes from Triticum aestivum cultivar Chinese Spring chromosome 3D, IWGSC CS RefSeq v2.1, whole genome shotgun sequence.
AATTTTCTGGTGCACACACTAATTCTAAGTCACTTGCAGGTGCGGAGGCTCGGGTATGCATGTCCCCTAGCAAGTTCTATAAAAGGAGCCCTTGCAAGAACGTGCGTTGCACCGCGGCCTGTCACAAAGAGCACTTCAAGGGTGGTTACTGCTCCAGTAAGAAGTCAATTGTAGGCGACGAGCTCAAGGAAGACAACGACGACAACCGCTTTCGCAAACCTCCTAAGAAAACGAGGTGCATCTGTACATTTCCATGCGGCTCTAAGGCCCCACCACCACCGTCAGAACCTGAAGTGCCAGAGCCACCGGGTGAACCCGTGGTGCCGGAGCCGCCATCCAAAGATCCTAAGAagaagccgccaccgccgccatatGAACGTGGCATGCCGGTGCCGCCCTCGAGAGAACACAAGAAGAAGCTGCCGCCAGCTGCCGACCAGTGAGCAAATGGTCTAGTCCGCCTATCCGAGGAAAATGATTTTAATAAGAGAGGAATTAATCAACGCTTGACTTGTACACATGCATAATTGATTGCATGAcaataataataatccttttttgAACTGAGTAATAATAATCTTGGTACTGTTAAAGGGACCCTATCGCTGTGATGGTTCCACCTTCTCGCACCCCTCCTACATTCCCATGCAGCCAACACTAATCTTTTTTCCCTCGTACGAACCCCGCATATCCAACGAGTTGTTGGagatacgccctagaggcaattatgtatgatgatatttcctatgtgtttacgAGTAAAGATaatccttggacattatcaatgatgtatatcaataagtacgtgacttgtttttgagactatgcattgtatgatgactgtcctaaaaggtccctagtcgcaagggctgtgtggacgcgcagctgactagactagcatatgacacggtggatggctcggtctcactagccatggagcattggatgctaaccggatactatgaacttggaaaggtctggtcagattcgacatagtcggatccgagtcgataTAAGGTATGAGtcggatagacccaactatgagacgcagcgatatgttatctgtgagtctctagtgcaacatacgttctatgtcctaggACCAGAGCTGAcccatgtactcgggatggtggcaggcctgctttgggctgaccaaacgctactccatgactgggtagttataaaggtaggtttcgggcttgtccagaccatGTTGCGagacatgatcgtgcaagatgggattttcccctccgatcaggagagatatactctggaccCCTCGtatgatccgaccaagataagcatggccatgcgataaggattatgagataatctggttagtggtcggcatcactggaatgagaaagaggtcgggctagcacaaggatgacaaactcgccttcagcccgacaacatatatcgtgtggcaaagggaacaaaagtgtgaTGTACATGTTCGccaaccagcttcatagtctgcttggtggtcggcacgccttgctagaggccgctaccaaccgtgtgttcgggaacgtagcaataattcaaaattttctacgcatcaccaagatcaatctatggagtttactagcaacgagaggggaggagtgcatctacatacccttgtagatcgcgagcggaagcgttcaagagaacggggttgatggagtcgtactcgtcgtgatccaaatcaccgatgatccaagcgccgaacggacggcacctccgcgttcaacccacgtacggagcggtgacgtctcccatgccttgatccagcaaggaggagggagaggttgaggaagaaggctccaacagcagcacgacggcatggtggtgatggagtgacagttctccggcagggcttcgccaagcacacgcggaggaggagaggtgttggggaggggaggggctgcgccttggatgtggtgctgcagccctcccctcacccctctatttatagggagaagggggaagggggccggcccctctagatgggatctagaggggggcggcggccaagggggaggtggcttgccccccaagcaagggggggcgcccccctttagggtttcccccaaaccctaggcgcatgggccctaggggggttggcgcccagcccactaagggctggttcccttccacctacagcccataaggccctccggggcaggtggaccctcccggtggacccccggaacccctccggtggtcccggtacaataccggtatacccccgaatatttccggtgaccgtatggtgacttcccatatataaatctttacctccggaccattccggaactcctcgtgacgtccgggatctcatccgggactccgaacaacattcggtaatcacatacaaaccttccttataaccctagcgtcatcgaaccttaagtgtgtagaccctacgggttcgggaatcatgcagacatgaccgagacacctctctagccaataaccaacagcgggatctggatacccatgttggctcccacatgttccacgatgatctcatcggatgaaccacgatgtcgaggattcaagcaatcccgtatacaattccctttgtcaatcggtacgttacttgcccgagattcgatcgtcggtatcccaatacctcgttcaatctcgttaccggcaagtcactttactcgttccgtaatgcatgatcccgtgactaactacttagtcacattgagctcattatgatgatgcaataccgagtgggcccagagatacctctccgtcatacggagtgacaaatcccagtctcgatccgagccaacccaacagacactttcggagatacctgtagtgcacctttatagccacccagttacgttgtgacgtttggtacacccaaagcattcctacggtatccgggagttgcacgatctcatggtctaaggaaatgatacttgacattagaaaagcttcagcaaacgaactacacgatctagtgctatgcttaggattgggtcttgtccatcacatcattctcctaatgatgtgatcccgttatcaatgacatccaatgtccatggtcaggaaaccgtaaccatctattgatcaacgagctagtcaactagaggctcactagggacatgttatggtctatgtgttcacacatgtattacgatttccggataacacaattatagcatgaacaatagacaattatcatgaacaaggaaatataataataaccattttattattgcctctagggcatatttccaacagtctcccacttgcactagagtcaataatctagttacattgtgatgaatcgtacacccatagagttctggtgttgatcatgttttgcccgtggaagaggtttagtcaacggatctgcgacattcaaatccgtatgtactttacaaatatctatgtctccattttgaacattttcacgaatggagttgaagcgacgcttgatgtgcctggtcttcttgtgaaacctgggctccttggcaagggcaatagctccagtgttgtcacagaagagagtcatcggccccgatgcattgggaataactcctaggtcggcaatgaactccttcatccagattgcttcatgtgctgcctccgaggctgccatgtactccgcttcacatgtagatcccgccacgacgctttgcttgcaactgcaccagctgactgccccaccattcaaaatatacacgtatccggtttgtgacttagagtcatccagatctgtgtcgaagctagcatcgacgtaaccctttacgacgagctcttcgtcacctccataaacgagaaacatatccttagtccttttcaggtacttcaggatgttcttgaccgctgtccagtgttccatgccgggattactttggtaccttcctaccaaacttacggcaaggtttacatcaggtctggtacacagcatggcatacataatagaccctatggccgaggcataggggacgacactcatcttttctctatcttctgccgtggtcgggcattgagccgtgctcaatctcacaccttgcaatacaggcaagaaccccttcttggactgatccatattgaacttcttcaatatcttgtcaaggtatgtgctttgtgaaagacctatgaggcgtctcgatctatctctatagatcttgatgcctaatatgtaagcagcttctccaaggtccttcattgaaaaacacttattcaagtaggcctttatactttccaagaattctatatcatttcccatcaatagtatgtcatccacatataatatgagaaatgctacagagctcccactcactttcttgtaaacacaggcttctccataagtctgtgtaaacccaaacgctttgatcatctcatcaaagcgaatgttccaactccgagatgcctgcaccagcccatagattgagcgctggagcttgcatactttgtcagcattcttaggatcgacaaaaccttccggctgcatcatatacaattcttccttaaggaagccgttaaggaatgccgttttgacgtccatttgccatatttcataatcgtagaatgcggcaattgctaacatgattcggacggacttcagcttcgctacgggtgagaaggtctcatcgtagtcaactccttgaacttgtcgataacccttagcgacaagtcgagctttatagatggtaacatttccatccgcgtccgtcttcttcttaaagatccatttattttctatcgctcgccgatcatcgggcaagtctgtcaaagtccacactttgttttcatacatggatcctatctcggattgcatggcttcaagccatttgttggaatctggacccgccattgcttcttcatagttcgaaggttcaccgttgtccaacaacatgatttccaggacagggttgccgtaccactctggtgcggaacgtgtccttgtggacctacgaagttcagtggtaacttgatcatgatcgtcatcattaacttcctctctagtcggtgcaggcaccacagaaacattttcttgtgctgcgctactttctggttcgagaggggtcatctcatcaagttccactttcctcccacttacttctttcgagagaaactctttctccagaaaggacccgttcttggcaacgaagatcttgccttcggatctgaggtagaaggtatacccaatggtttccttagggtatcctatgaagacgcatttttccgacttgggttcgagcttttcaggttgaagtttcttgacataagcatcgcatccccaaactttaagaaacgacagcttaggtttctttccaaaccataattcatacggtgtcgtctcaacggatttcgacggagccctatttaaagtgaatgcggcagtctctaaagcataaccccagaatgatagcggtagatcggtaagagacatcatagatcgcaccatatccaatagagtgcgattacgacgttcggacacaccattacgctgaggtgttccaggcggcgtgagttgtgaaacaattccacatttccttaagtgtgtgccaaattcgtgactcaaatattcccctccacgatctgatcgtaagaactttattttcctgtcacgttgattctcaacctcactctgaaattccttgaacttttcaaaggtctcagacttgtgtttcattaagtagacatacccatatctactcaagtcatcagtgagggtgagaacataacgatagccaccgcgagcctcaacgctcattggaccgcacacatcagtatgtatgatttccaataagttggttgctcgctccactgttccggagaacggagtcttggtcattttgcccatgaggcatggttcgcacgtgtcaaatgattcataatcaagagactccaaaagtccatctgcatggagtttcttcatgcgtttgacaccaatgtgaccaaggcggcagtgccacaagtatgtgggactatcattatcaaccttacatttcttggcattcacactatgaatatgtgtaacatcacgttcgagattcattaagaataaaccattgaccagcggggcatgaccataaaacatatctctcatataaatagaacaaccattattctcggatttaaatgagtagccatctcgcattaaacgagatccagatacaatgttcatgctcaaagctggcactaaataacaattattgaggtttaaaactagtcccgtaggtaaatgtagaggtagcgtgccgacggcgatcacatcgaccttggaaccattcccgacgcgcatcgtcacctcgtccttcgccagtctccgcttattccgcagctcctgctttgagttacaaatatgagcaaccgcaccggtatcaaatacccaggagctactacgagcgctggttaggtacacatctataacatgtatatcacatatacctttggtattgccggccttcttatccgctaagtacttggggcagttccgcttccagtgaccgtttcccttgcaataaaagcactcagtctcaggcttgggtccattctttgtcttcttcccggcagcttgcttaccgggcgcggcaactcccttgccgtctttcttgaagttcttcttacccttgcctttcttgaacttagtggttttattcaccatcaacacttgatgttcctttttgatctccacctccgctgatttcagcattgaatatacctcaggaatggtcttttccatcccctgcatattgaagttcatcacaaagctcttgtagctaggtgggagcgactgaaggattctgtcaacgaccgcgtcatccgggagattaactcccagctgagacaagcggttgtgcaacccagacattttgagtatgtgttcgctgacggaactattctcctccatcttacaactgtagaacttgtcggagacttcatatctctcgacccgggcatgagcttggaaaaccattttcagctcttggaacatctcatatgctccgtgctgctcaaaacgcttttggagccccggttctaagctgtaaagcatgccgcactgaaccagggagtaatcatcactacgtgactgccaggcgttcagaacgtcttgagttgctgggaaaacaggtgcatcacctagcggtgcttcaaggacatatgctttcttggcagctatgaggataatcctcaggttacggacccagtccgtgtagttgctaccatcgtctttcagcttggttttctctaggaacgcgttgaagttgagggcaacattagcgtgggccatttgatctacaagacatattgtaaaggtttttagactaagttcatgataataaagttcatctaatcaaattattaacgaactcccactcagacagacatccctctagtcatctaagtgatacatgatccgagtcaactaggccgtgtccgatcatcacgtgagacggactagtcatcatcggtgaacatcttcatgttgatcgtatctgctatacgactcatgttcgacctttcggtctcttgtgttccgaggccatgtctgtacatgctaggctcgtcaagtcaacctaagtgtattgcgtgtgtaaatctggcttacacccgttgtatgcgaacgttagaacctatcacacccgatcatcacgtggtgcttcggaacaacgaaccttcgcaacggtgcacagttagggggaacactttcttgaaattttagcgagggatcatcttatttatgctaccgtcgttctaagcaaataagatgtaaaacatgataaacatcacatgcaatcaaatagtgacatgatatggccaatatcattttgctccttttgatctccatcttcggggcgccatgttcatcatcgtcaccggcatgacaccatgatctccatcatcgtgtcttcatgaagttgtctcgccaattattacttctactactatggctaacggttagcaataaagtaaagtaattacatgacgtttcagttgacacgcaggtcataaataaattaagacaactcctaggctcctgccggttgtcatactcatcgacatgcaagtcgtgattcctattacaagaacatgatcaatctcatacatcacatatatcattcatcacatccttctggccatatcacatcacatgacacttgctgcaaaaacaagttagacgtcctctaattgttgttgcaaacttttacgtggctgctataggtttctagcaagaacgattcttacctacgccaaaaccacaacgtgatatgccaatttctatttacccttcataaggacccttttcatcgaatccgatccgactaaagtgggagagacagacacccgctagccaccttatgcaactagtgcatgtcagtcggtggaacctgtctcacgtaagcgtacgtgtaaggtcggtccgggccgcttcatcccacgatgccgccgaatcaagataagactagtaacggcaagtaaattgacaaaatcaacgcccacaacaacttgtgttctactcgtgcatagaaactacgcataaacctggctcatgatgccactgttggggatcgtagcaataattaaaattttctacgcatcaccaagatcaatctatggagtttactagcaacgagaggggaggagtgcatctacatacccttgtagatcgcgagcggaagcgttcaagagaacggggttgatggagtcgtactcgtcgtgatccaaatcaccgatgatccaagcgccgaacggacggcacctccgcgttcaacacacgtacggagcggtgacgtctcccacgccttgatccagcaaggaggagggagaggttgaggaagaaggctccaacagcagcacgacggcgtggtggtggtggagtgacagttctccggcagggcttcgccaagcacacgcggaggaggagaggtgttggggaggggaggggctgcgccttggatgtggtgctgcagccctcccctcacccctctatttatagggagaagggggaagggggccggcccctctagatgggatctagaggggggcggcggccaagggggaggtggcttgccccccaagcaagggggggaggggcgccccctttagggtttcccccaaaccctaggcacatgggccctagggggttggcgcccagcccactaagggctggttcccttccacctacagcccataaggccctccggggcaggtggaccctcccggtggacccccggaacccctccggtggtcccggtacaataccggtatacccccgaatatttccggtgaccgtatggtgacttcccatatataaatctttacctccggaccattccggaactcctcgtgacgtccgggatctcatctgggactccgaacaacattcggtaatcacatacaaaccttccttataaccctagcgtcatcgaaccttaagtgtgtagaccctacgggttcgggaatcatgcagacatgaccgagacacctctctagccaataaccaacagcgggatctggatacccatgttggctcccacatgttccacgatgatctcatcggatgaaccacgatgtcgaggattcaagcaatcccgtatacaattccctttgtcaatcggtacgttacttgcccgagattcgatcgtcggtatcccaatacctcgttcaatctcgttaccggcaagtcactttactcgttccgtaatgcatgatcccgtgactaactacttagtcacattgagctcattatgatgatgcaataccgagtgggcccagagatacctctccgtcatacggagtgacaaatcccagtctcgatccgagccaacccaacagacactttcggagatacctgtagtgcacctttatagccacccagttacgtcatgacgtttggtacacccaaagcattcctacggtatccgggagttgcacgatctcatcgtctaaggaaatgatacttgacattagaaaagcttcagcaaacgaactacacgatctagtgctatgcttaggattgggtcttgtccatcacatcattctcctaatgatgtgatcccgttatgaatgacatccaatgtccatgatcaggaaaccgtaaccatctattgatcaacgagctagtcaactagaggctcactagggacatgttatggtctatgtgttcacacatgtattacgattttcggataacacaattatagcatgaacaatagacaattatcatgaacaaggaaatataataataaccattttattattgcctctatggcatatttccaacaccgtgcaggtcggaggtgatgcGAACTATGGCCAAGCTGAcatgaacctaaggggtcgcgcgcttaagggaaggaacctacgaggtcggatccgaggacactgatcggatgtgatccgagctgaacttggattgtggccgagtagacttgtgggctttaggattCGTGTGAgtcccaagtgttgagcccatgagggatgcctatatatagtgggggtgcggcacactcattcgGTTGATCGCTTCAGCGCCGTCACTAGggttttgcatgtgttgcaactatCCACATCCACTCACCgacgactgtgtgatcggacctagcagtccgccgcatggtGTTCCTCCTACACGTGCGGATATCGTTAGAGACGGCGCACTTACGCCGCTCCGGCAAACCTGTTTGGGCGATCCGATCGACTGCGTGGGAGATCGACGAGGAGGAGACGACTCGGGAgacgcgctgcctcaactctacttctgctgcacggcactgcgcgtctagtggtaacgatctgtgatccatctctgTAGCATGTTTCTGGATGTTCTGCgggtaggaaaattttaatttgcggtcaacgcaccctaccatagaacccaacacAAGCCAACACCTATTTTTCCCTTGTGTGACCCTTCCTCGGTCTCTCCCACCCAGCCCACCGATCCTCCCATCCACGCTCGGAAATAagcaaaggaaaaggaaaagggagACGTTTCAGGACGACAGGCCGGCGGAAACTTCAGCCACTAGTCATGGGATTAGTTTTGATCCAACTGACCATACTGCATTTCACGCAGGTCCACATACCTCCCATCTCTCCCTTATCTCTTCACATATGACGCAAACTCCTCCACAGCAGCCATGGCCACTACCTCCAGCGCGGGGCCATGGCCGAGCCCACCTGGCGACGCGACTGCTCGCACACGCAAAACACCATGTGCCTGAAGCGGTTGGGGAGGTAGTCGGGGCAGGAGGACCGTGTGTTGCATCCTTGCTGGTGATTGGGGATGGCGAGCTAAGGAGTCGGCAACAGAGCATGCTACAACTGACGGCGGGGGAGCTGGAACCtggatggagggagctgcaaccgGTGCCCAAGAGAGCTGCAATCATGGACGGCGAGCGCGGGGACCATAGGCTGTGAAGACGGCGGTGCTGCTCCGAGCGACACCCGACGTCCCGGTTTTTTGCTAATGCTACAACCCGCGTCATAAATTGCTACAACTGGTGTGTCCCATCGCGCTGCAACTGGCATCGCATTTTGCTACATCGCGTAGAATGTCCTATGTTTTGCTACATCCAGCATAGCCAAATGCTACAACCGCCGTCATGGCAAGCTGCAATTGGAAGTGCGGCGAGTTGTGATGGCTTAGCGGCGAGACGGTTTTTGTAGCAACCGACGCTTGAATTTGCTAGAACCAGGCGAGGGAGACGTTGCAACGGTGTGGTGCGACCGAGTAGCTTAGACACCGGGCGTGTGCGACGATGAGCACGCCGCCGAGCTGCGGCTGCCGCCACCGGAGCTACAACAGTGGGCCATAGTTGTTGCATGCATGCGTGGAGTGGGCGACAAATGCAGGCGGTGGCCGGCGGCAAGTGCGCCAACCGGCGACGAGGACGGTCGGCAATGGCGGCAACCGGTGAGGAGGAATGAGGTGGTCGGCTCATCGCTGGATGTGTTAAGAGGCAAGGGGAAGAAGACGAAGAGCGATGCAAGTGGGCACCCAGCGAACCGATTTCTTCCTTCCACGAGCCACCGAGCTGTTTTCTAGACCGTATGGCTGCATGCACGATCGTACGGCTGTGCGGTGACCGGCCCAATTTGGGCCGATCGACCGGCTCGTGTTGGTTGGCGCACTACCCACGAACACATGTCCACACACCCCATCTCCCCTATCACGTCACTCTGCCCACACCCGAGAAAATTCGTTTGAGCACCAAAGTGTCGCAGGCTGCAACATCCTTTGACATAGAGACAAGCGCATGCAGGGAAAGAGACATGAGCGGGAGGGGGATGGGGTCAACGCCCCCGTGAGCATGTTGTCGACCGCTGCTGGAGGGGGATTATGATGGGGTTAATTTGAAGCATGGGGAGAGAGCACTAAGGAAGGGCGTCACATTGGGGATCGATTTGGCCTTGATCCGGGTCGCTAGAATACAAGCCATGCCCAAGCCACTCTATGGACGCCCCAGACTGAGGTCGCGGCTCGCCGTGGGTGCATCCACATCGGCGCGGTGGCGTGCAGTTCCTGCACCCAGCGTAAGCTGTGAAACCTGGGAAAGACGCGAGATCAGATGTTCCTCACAACCTGAAGACGTGAGCTATGCCACTGCTCCTGGTATGTGTGTTACTTCCGCTGGGTGATGCTCTGTTGCCCTCCTAGGTATCTTCTTTACTTCTCTTGCTGCTCGATGAAGCTGGTCGTGCTGCTAGTTTTGCACGCTATGGAGTTTCTATCTCTACATACGATAAATTTAGTATCGGTCTACACATGTGTTTGTACCAATGTTCAAGACCTAGGTGATGATATAGTTTTGACTTATAATGATCAGATTATGTATACCTTTTTGGGGGATACATTATTAAGTACTGGGAAAAGAGGTGTATGTATTGTATCTCGGTGTGGAACATTCATTTTTAACTGAATCTATATGTTTATTCAATCTGAACTTAGATGTTTTATTTAGCTTGTACTcgttctgtaaagaaatataagatcgtttagatcactataCTAGCTTCTGATTTCCTATGCTGCAAATTGTAATTGATTTTCTTTAATTAGTTGTGGACTTTCATACTACAGTTGGCTAATGCACTTAATTGGTATCATTTCTAGTTTGATAATAAATGCATGTATGTCTAATTTGGATCTTGGCTAGAGCATCAACTGTGTGAGAAATTAATGCAGCTAAAGTATTGGACTCATCTATAGATTGGCATCATTCTAGTTTACACCTTAACCTAATAATTGAGATTGGGACCCCTTTCCTAATTAATGATAATCATTGTAATCAGTAATTGATTCAGTATTACTTGGGAATAAGTAGGGATATTTTCACTCCAAAATATTCCAATTTTGTGGAACTTGACCAGTCAGGATCAATTCTTCCATTCCACAGCTTGCTTCGTTATGGAGCAATAATCCATGACTCCAGATGTTGGAGTTTCTCCCTTTCAGTTTCCTTGGATGTTGAAGTGTATGGTTCGGAACTTCATCTATGGATTTGGTTTGGTTCATGCAAAGAATTGGTAGAC
Coding sequences within:
- the LOC123075379 gene encoding leucine-rich repeat extensin-like protein 4, with translation MAFSGGQMLAAFTLGFLLMAFCAEARVCMSPSKFYKRSPCKNVRCTAACHKEHFKGGYCSSKKSIVGDELKEDNDDNRFRKPPKKTRCICTFPCGSKAPPPPSEPEVPEPPGEPVVPEPPSKDPKKKPPPPPYERGMPVPPSREHKKKLPPAADQ